The sequence GAGCAGAGCGGGAAGCTGCTCGGGCAGGGCCAGAGGGCACTTCCCCTCCCACTCCAACCCCCAGTACCACCATGGGAGGCCCTTCAGAGGATAGTCCCACTGTGACACCCAAAAGTACCACCTTCCTGAAGAATATCCGGCAGTTTATTATGCCTGTGGTGAGTGCCCGTTCTTCCCGTGTCATCAAGACACCCCGGCGATTTATGGATGAAGACCCCCCCAAACCCCCAAAGGTGGAAGTCTCACCTAGTCTGCGGCCTCCCGTTGCCATCTCCCCATTGGCCCCACAGGAACCAGCACCAGCCCCATCTCCTCCACGTGCTCCAACTCCCCCATCTACCCCAGTTCCACTCCCTGAGAAGAGACGGTCCATCTTACGAGAACCTACTTTTCGCTGGACCTCACTGACCCGGGAGCTGCCTCCTCccccccctgcccctccaccagccccacccccacccccatcccctgcccctgccacccCATCTCGAAGGCCCCTACTCCTTCGGGCCCCTCAGTTTACCCCAAGTGAGGCCCACCTGAAGATCTATGAATCGGTGCTCACTACTCCTCTTGGGGCTCCTGAAGCCTCTGAGCCAGAGTCGCCTCCTGCCGATGACTCTCCAGCTGAGCCTGAGCCACGGGCAGTGGGTCGCACCAACCACCTCAGCCTGCCTCGATTTGCCCCTGCGATTGCCACTCCTGTTAAGGCTGAGGGGCCCCCTCACGGGGCTCCAGCTCTGAGCAATGGGCAACAGCCCCAGACTCAGCTACAGCAGCCCCTGCAAGCCTTGCAACCCCCGCTACTGCCTCAGGCACCTCCACCATCACAGCAACCACAGCCACAACTGCAGCCACAGTTAGAACCACAACCACCACTGCCGCCACCACCACAGCAGCTGTCACTGGAAAAGGCCCAGACTGTGGACCTGGCTTCCTTACCACTCTCTGGAGTAGAAGAGAAAATGTTCAGCCTTCTCAAGAGAGCCAAAGTACAGCTGTTCAAGAttgaccagcagcagcagcagcagaaggTTGCATCTTCAATACCGGTGAGCATGACGGTTTGGTCAGGCTCTTGCACCCAGTCCATCTAGCTTCGAGTCTTTGCAATTCCTTAACCTCCTGTCTCCCTAGGCAACCCCCAGCATTGCAGGGACCCCTCAGTCTTTCTCCCATCCCCCAGACTCTTGGGTTCCTTTTCTGGCTCCTCTCTTGCCCCGTGCTATCTCCCTGTCTCCATTTTTCCTCACTTTCCAGCTGTGACCCTGTTTATTCCCTCTCACCCCCCAGCTGAGCCCTGGAGGGCAGATGGAGGAGATCATGGGAACTGTCAAGCAGATCCCAGACAGAGGTTCTGTCAGGTCTGAAGATGAATCAGTGGAAGCTAAGAGAGAGAGACCCTCGGTATGGAGTGGGAGGAGGGCCTCCCAAAGAAGGCTGGTTGGAAGAACAGGGCTGAAGGAGCACAAGGAGCAACTCCCCACGTGTATTCCTGGTTTCTCCTCCCACAGGGCCCCGAATCCCCTGTGCAAGGCCCCCGCATCAAACATGTCTGCCGTCATGCTGCTGTGGCCCTGGGTCAGGCCCGGGCCATGGTGCCTGAAGATGTCCCCCGCCTCAGTGCCCTGCCTCTCCGGGATCGGCAGGACCTTGCCACAGAGGGTAGGAAAGAGAGTGTTGTGGGGAGACTCGATAGCCAGGGCAGGGTTGGGGTTGAGCAAGTACGCTGAGAGCCAAGGAGAGTAGGAGCCAAGTTATGTGCTTGGGGCCAGGTGGCAAATGGGTTGGAGTACTGGGTCTTAGACAAAATGGGTTTGTTTGGGGGTAACTGGGACTTGAGcagtgtgggaaaagtggggaccACAGGGACCAATTGACTAGGGGGGACAACATGGAAATTAGAGGTAGTGGCCTGTTGGCTTTGTGGCTCCATGCCCTCTTCTCCATTTGCTGTAATAGATACATCATCAGCGTCTGAGACGGAGAGTGTCCCATCACGCTCCCGGCGGGGAAAGGTGGAGTCGGCAGGGCCTGGGGGGGACTCAGAGCCTGCAGGGTCTGGAGGGGCCCTGGCCCATACACCCCGGCGCTCGCTGCCCTCTCACCATGGCAAGAAGATGCGGATGGCACGATGTGGACACTGTCGGGGCTGCCTGCGTGTGCAGGACTGTGGGTCCTGTGTCAACTGCCTGGACAAGCCCAAGTTTGGGGGCCCCAACACCAAGAAGCAGTGCTGTGTGTGAGTAGTTAGGGTGCAGCCTCCATTCCCTCCTGTGGTTGTCAGCCTCTTGGGCCTCCTGCCCTGGCTCCTCTTCTGCCCACCCAGAGCAGTGGGGTCAGCATCCTTGTGGAgagcttcctctcttcccccagAACACCAGTCCCTTCCCCTGGTGATGTGCTGCTCCCCTCCCCAGATACCGGAAGTGTGACAAGATAGAGGCTCGGAAGATGGAACGGCTGGCTAAAAAAGGTAGTGAGGTTGGAGGAGCATTTCTCCCAAAAACCTTTAGATTCGTGGTCTGAAGGAAACCACATTTTCTTTGCTCCTTCTCCCCCCTTATCTTTGCAATCCATCACCACCCTTTTCTTATTTACCATCGTGTGCATTCTTGTCTTCCCTGTATACATTCTGTCCCGCCTCTCTTCTTTCTGGCTTTTCGCCATCCCCACTTTGCCTCTGTCACTGGCTGAACTCAAATCCCACTAAGTCCCCTGTTCCCACAGGCCGGACGATAGCGAAGACGCTGTTGCCCTGGGATTCCGATGAATCTCCTGAGGCCTCCCCTGGTCCTCCAGGCCCACGCCGGGGGGCGGGAGCTGGGGGGCCCCGGGAGGAGGTTGTGGCCCCCCCAGGGTCCGAGGAGCAGGACTCCCTCCTACTGCAGCGCAAGTCAGCCCGGCGCTGCGTCAAACAGCGACCCTCCTATGATATCTTCGAGGACTCAGACGATTCAGAGCCTGGGGGTCCTCCTGCTCCCCGGCGTCGGACCCCACGAGAGAATGGTGCGCATTGCCCACTGCTTACTCTTTAAGTCCTGTGTTTTTGTGCATGGGACAGGGCTCCCAGATCCAGGGTTCTATCAGTCTGATAGAGAAGATGGGTGAGGGCAGAGAAGGGAGAGGTTTTAGGGTGGCCACAGATCTGTTACGTGAGCTTGTTGAGAAAGGCCTCTAAGAGTCAGTCTAGTGGGACTTGGTTAGTTAAGGAAGGTTCTGGGAATCCAGGTAATGTTGGAACAGTGTTGTAGAAGAAGAGGGAGCTGGGGCGGAGCAGGGAAGAGACTTTACTGCTAATGTGTCGTGCCTAGAGCTGCCAGTGCCAGAACCTGAGGAGCAGAGCCGGCCCCGCAAACCCACCCTGCAGCCTGTGGTGCAGCTCAAGGCCCGAAGGCGCCTGGACAAGGTCAGCATGGCCCCACACAAGAACCCTGAGTCTACACAAGGCATATTTCTGGTCTTCCAGGTTAATGGGCACACCTGAGGGCTGTGGTATGTCCATGCCAGAGGGATGAGGTGGGCCTGCTGGTGTGGAAAGCAACATAGAATCTGTAGAAGAGGACAGCGAGGAAAGGAACCTGCAGAAAGCAGGGACTAAGAGCCCTCTGAccactgtcccccacccccccatctctCCTTAGGATGCTTTGGCCCCTGGCCCCTTTGCTTCTTTTCCTAATGGCTGGACTGGAAAACAGAAGTCCCCTGATGGTGTACACCGAGTCCGTGTGGATTTTAAGGTGTGGCATTGAGTGGGACAGTTCAGGGTCTATGTTCAAGAGAAACCTGTGGATTGTGTCAGAGAAGCCAGGACTTAACATATGGTACGTCTTGTGCTCCTCTCTGATCCTGTGTCCTCTTCCCCTCAGGAGGATTGTGATCTGGAGAACGTGTGGCTGATGGGCGGCCTGAGTGTGCTCACCTCTGTGCCTGGGGGGCCGCCGATGGTGTGCTTACTCTGTGCCAGCAAGGGCCTGCATGAGGTTGGAGCCTTGCTTTTCTTGGGCCCCCCTCAGCAGGGTCTGATTCCCTGGCTGTCTGGTCTCACTCTGCGCCCATCTTTTATTCCCACCCCAGCTGGTGTTCTGTCAAGTCTGCTGTGATCCTTTCCACCCATTCTGCCTGGAGGAGGCTGAGCGGCCCCTGCCCCAGCATCATGACACCTGGTGCTGCCGCCGCTGCAAGTTCTGCCATGTCTGTGGGCGCAAAGGCCGAGGAGCAAAGGTTTGAGCCCAGGGGCCagcctggggtgggaggaggcatGGAGGAGAAGGCTATCCCTTCTGCCAGTAGGTGCTGCCATTGCTGTCTTCTCCAATATCCAACAGCACCTCTTGGAGTGTGAGCGCTGCCGCCATGCTTACCACCCAGCCTGCCTGGGGCCCAGCTACCCAACCCGGGCCACACGCAAACGGCGCCACTGGGTGAGAGATGCGGCCCACACCCCTTGCTTTGGGGTCTGATTAATGCCACCACCACACCCAGACTTGCTCTAGGCCAGAACTTTTATGAGGGGGGGAGTATTGGGGATCCTTTTGAGAATTTTCATAAGATTTCCTCTTTAAAAGTTTCACATGAATAGAATTTTTATGCAGAATTTGTGCATAATGATTTTGGGTCTCATGGGTGCTATAATCCAGGGATCAGAATCCCCTGCTCTAGCCTAATCTCCACTCCTCCCATCTTCCTTTTGTGAGTCTTCCCATTTCGTTCCTCTCCTACCTTTCCTGTTTCTCATCTCCTgctcctctctccttctcccatCTTCCTTCTTGTCTCCTCATCTTCCCCACACAACCGTTCTACTCTTACCtgtctttcttcctttgtttccaCCTGCCTCTGCCTTGCCCTGCACTCCTCCcatctccccttcatactccaccccgaTGTCTGGCTTTCTCCTGACACTCCCTGCTCCTCCAGATTTGCTCAGCCTGTGTGCGTTGTAAGAGCTGTGGGGCAACTCCAGGCAAGAACTGGGACGTCGAGTGGTCTGGAGATTACAGcctctgccccaggtgcacccagCTCTTTGAGAAAGGTGGGGACCAGGTGGGGTCCTGGGCCCTGGGACCAGGGGGAAGGGGCAGACTCCCAAATAGGCAGGAAGAACAGAGATACTTTTCTGGTGACTCTTCACCTTCTAGCCAAGgaacctttttttcctttcaaggtaCTTCTCCACAGAAGTCCACCTAGTATGTAACACAGGGACACAGAACCACTCAGAGGCGGTGATCCCTGAGGTGCTGCCCAGAACCTTAAGTCTGCATGAGCAGTTGGGAAACCCaggtttttctcatttgtttaggCAGCACGTTCCATAAGGCTTTATTCTCTGTGAGATATTGGGGCTGCGGAGTGAGGAAAGAGGCCTTGTTTTCACCCTGTTCCTTGTCAATAGTAAGGAACCAAGATGAGGACGTAATGGAGGCTGCATTTAAGGGGTGGTGGGCCACTGAACAAGGTCTTTGAGGAATAGGTAATAACTCCAGCCCCTTTGACTCTCTCTCCTCCTGCCTTTTCCTCTAGGAAACTACTGCCCAATCTGCACACGCTGCTATGAAGACAATGACTAcgagagcaagatgatgcagtgtGCACAGTGTGACCACTGGGTGCATGCCAAGTGCGAGGGGCTCTCAGGTGAGTGGGCAGAGTCTCAAGGTGCTCCTCAGCTCTGCAGGCTTGTTGCCCTAGCCTGTCGTGCAGACCCTTAGACAAGAGGTGGGCTGAGCATTCCTTGACAACCGAGGGACTGCTGGGAACCCTCACATCTTCCCTAACCATTTTGTCCTTTCCCACCCTGGCTATTCCAGATGAGGACTATGAGATCCTTTCAGGACTGCCGGACTCGGTGCTCTACACCTGTGGGCCGTGTGCTGGGGCCACACATCCCCGCTGGCGAGAGGCCCTGAGTGGGGCCCTGCGGGGGGGCCTGCGCCAGGTGCTCCAGGGCCTGCTGAACTCCAAGGTGGCAGGCCCACTGCTGCTGTGCACCCAGGTCTGGAGTGCTCTGGAGGCAGGAGGGGGTCAAGCCAGGCCCAGCACTGGCCCTGCTGATTCTCACCCCCCCACAATTGCAGTGTGTACAGGATGGGAAGCAGCTGCACCCTGGGCCCTGCGATCTGCAAGCCATAAGTCAGCGCTTTGAAGAAGGTCACTACAAGTCTGTGGTGAGTGAGACACATGGAGGAACAGGAGATggctggggttggggtgggggctcAGACCCTGACAAACCCCCTTACAGCACAGCTTCATGGAGGACATGGTGGTCATTCTGACAAGACATTTGGAAGAAGGAGAAACCCTAGAGCGCCGGGCTGGAGGCCAGATGAAGGGGCTCCTGCTGAAGGTGAGCTCTTTGGGGGATACCTGAAGGGTAGTTTGAGTGGTGGTAGTGAGGGGCTGTCCTTCAGACCCTGCCCCCACCAGCTCTCCTGGGGAAGCCAGTTCTTCTCATCCTGTTAACCTACTCCCCAGCTGCTAGAATCTGCGTTCGGCTGGTTCGACGCCCATGACCCAAAGTACTGGCGACGGAGTACCCGGCTACCGAAGTAAGCAAGGCCTAGGTAGCAGGAGGGGAACCAGGGAGTGAGGGCAAAGGCAAGGGCATCTAGGAACCCAGTGTCAAGCTGGGCTGAGAATACATGAGGAGCAGAGTTACGATCTGGAGGCTGGAAAGGAGTATGGTGGAACCAGAAATGAGATTCTCGAGTGTTTCTAGATAGCAGAGAGACACACTGTTTGGTAAACTCTCATACTGTTTCTACTTTGGGCAAGGTTGTGTTGGGTTCACAGAAGTAAGGAAGTCAGATTGGGCTCTGAGCTTGAGAAGCTTTGTTTAGGGGACTGGACCAGTACTGATGGTCCCACATGATCAGGACAGAGATGGGAAAGGTCAGGGGACTTTGGATGCTCAGAGAAGGGTCTTGGCTGAGCCTGGGGTCAAGGAAGACTTCCCAGAAGAGATGACTTCTGAGCTCAGATGTGGAGGAAGAGTATTCCAGACATGAGGAATAGCATTTCATATATCAAAAGTGACTTTTGAGAGCCTGATTTGTTTGGGAGCCTGAAGGAAATTCCACATGGAGAGAGGACAAAGGGTATCATGGCATATTTAGGCTGATATTGTGGGTAGGACCAAGTCCAGCTGTCCTTGTTAGAGATGTCAGATACTGGCCCTGCCTGTCCACAGCGGAGTCCTTCCCAATGCGGTGTTGCCTCCATCCCTGGACCATGTCTATGCTCAgtggaggcagcaggaactggAGACTCCAGAATCGGGTCAGCCTCCTGGGGACCCCTCAGCAGGTACTGAGAAATAGGGTCTGGACATCAGGGCTCCCAAGTTAGTGCTGTGGGTCAGACTTCAGGTCCTTTTTCTTGTATCTCCCATCCCAGCTTCCCAGGGCAAAGATCCAGCTGCTTTCTCACATGTGGAGGACCCCCGACAGTGTGCACTCTGTCTCAAGTATGGAGATGCAGACTCCAAGGTGAGGGCTGCTGTGTAAAGCTCTAGAATGTGGGTTCTGATCCCTAGAGCCCCCCTCATCTAACTGTTCTTCTGCCCCAGGAGGCAGGGCGGCTTCTGTACATCGGGCAGAATGAATGGACACACGTTAATTGTGCCATTTGGTCAGCTGAAGTGTTTGAGGAGAATGATGGCTCTCTCAAAAATGTGCACGCTGCTGTAGCTCGAGGCAGACAGATGGTAAGGGCATGAACCTGGAGAGGTGGGTGGCCCTAGGGGTCCTGGCTCTTCTTTCACGTTCTCTCCTGGGGCACGTCCTTTCATTGCTTGTCCTAGGTACCTTTTTCCATTGTCCCAGGACTCTGGCGCTGCAGCGATAGCGGCTTTTTTGCTATTTGTGTCCTCTGGCCATAGCTCTGGGCCTGAAGCCTGGGAATCTAAAAGTTAGAAGACCTTCCGTTGATTGAACCTGGGCTGGATGCTTCCTATACAGTGTGCCCTTTAGTTTTTACCACGTCCCTGTGAGGTGAGATGTGGCCTGGGTTAGAATTCCCCACTCACCAATGTGGGGGCCCAGCCAGGTACTGTAGAATGCTTGAAGCACTGTGTGATTGGGGTGATTGAGTTACCTACTGCATGGGgcagttgtgaggattaaatgaaataacacagGCTCCACATTAGAAATGCTGTGAggtaagcggatgtggctcaagtgactgagctcccgcctaccacatgggaggttccaggtttggttccttgtgcctcctggagaagatgaacaagacagcgagctggtgtgatgggcaggtgcaatgagctgacacagcaagatgatgcaagaaagataaaaagaggaaagacagagacagaacaaaccagggagctgaggtttcTGAAgcaattgcctctctcccacatgggagatcccaggtttggttcccagtgcctcctaaagagaagactggCAGACatagcacacaacaaatggacacagagaacagacagcaagtgcaaacaatgaagttggggtggggggaatgagtaaattttttttttttttttttaaagaaatgctgtGAGAAAGATGGTAATACTGCTCAGTAAGTGTtaactgttgttgtttttcaccCTAATGCAACAGTCTGCTTGAAAAAACTTCAAGTAGTTTTGACATACACAAGGCCCTGGATGGAGCTGGGGAAGAGATTATGTTTGGTGAGGGCCTTTGCTGGGCGAGATGCTAGGCCAGATGGGGGTCCAGGCAGAGCCTCAAGGGCAGAGGTGACGAGTGTGCCACACCCTGGCCCTGGTCACTGGCTTCTCCCCTCAGCTGCCCCTTCCACCCGCAGCGCTGTGAGCTCTGTCTGAAGCCTGGAGCCACGGTGGGCTGCTGCCTTTCCTCCTGTCTCAGCAATTTCCACTTCATGTGTGCCCGGGCCAGCTACTGCATTTTTCAGGATGACAAGAAAGTTTTTTGCCAGAAACACACAGACCTGCTGGATGGCAAGGTAAGCCAGAATTGTGGGAGAGCTAGCTAGTTCCCGttgctctctcttccttttgAATGCCCTGATCTCCTAAGGATGCCTCATCACCCCTCTGGGACTCCTAAAGCCCCTCAGCCTTGGGCCCTGCTGCCTCTCAGTACCTCTTCCTTGTAGGTTCTCCAAGAGCCCTTCAGGCCAGGTCCCCAGCTGTTCAGTCCCTTCCTATGGAACCTTCCCCTCACATCTTCctgaccaccaccaccatcactaccgCCACCAATCCAGCACCCCTCATTCACCACTCACCTCCTAGGAGATCGTGACCCCCGATGGCTTTGATGTTCTCCGCCGCGTCTATGTGGATTTTGAGGGCATCAACTTCAAGCGAAAATTCTTGACGGGGCTTGAACCTGATGCCATCAATGTGCTCATTGGTAAGCCGCCTTTTCCCCACTTTCAGTCTCCCTGACCTTGCCTGTCCCCACCCCTCCTGAACTCCACTTTGTACCACAGGCTCCATCCGAATTGACTCCCTGGGTACTCTATCTGATCTTTCGGACTGCGAGGGACGGCTCTTCCCCATTGGCTACCAGTGAGTAGTGCAGGGATGCTCGTTGGGTGTAGGAAACCCAGGGCTGGATTCCATTCCCAAGTCATCCTCACCTTCTGGACCCACACACCCACCCACCAGGTGCTCCCGCTTGTATTGGAGCACAGTGGATGCTCGGCGGCGCTGCTGGTATCGGTGCCGAATTTTGGAGTATCGGCCATGGGGGCCAAGGGAAGAGCCGGTTCACCTGGAGGCAGCTGAAGAGAATCAGACCATTGTGCACAGCCCCACCCCTTCCTCAGGTACAGCCTTGGTGTACTACTTTGTTTTATTCCCCAAATGCTGTCCTTCCCCAAACAATTACCTACAAACCCTTATTCCTCTCTCCAAAGTGACTTTTGGGGTATCTGCCATTTTTCACTAGCTTCACTGGCAATATTAAGTAACTTATTGGGGCTGTGCTTAGGATTTCTTAGAAAACGAGGGGAGAACAGTATGGTCCCTGCTTGTGTGGGGAACAGTGACTTGTGGTCTAATGCAGAAAGCATTTATGGCTACTGACTCAGGGCTCCATGCTCACATAATATAATGCTCCCCACAATTCTGAGGAAGGTACAAGCTCTGCTTTACTGTGATAAATATTGTGGGGTCAGGTAACAGTCGTCGAGCCAGGATTTGAACGTAGACCTGCTCATTTTCCAAGGTGGTGCTCTTATCTGCCATGCTGGTGCCGCGGGAGGTAGCTGGGGGCTAGAATGGGCTTGGAGAGCAAAAGAAAGAGAGACCATACTGGGtgaaatgggaggaggagatgggggTGGTGTTAAGGGGTTTATTTTAGGTTGAAGCACGACATGAAATGGAGAAGGGTGGTGGGAGCACCCACCCTGGCTGGAAACAAGGGAACGTTAGGAGGC is a genomic window of Dasypus novemcinctus isolate mDasNov1 chromosome 18, mDasNov1.1.hap2, whole genome shotgun sequence containing:
- the KMT2B gene encoding histone-lysine N-methyltransferase 2B isoform X2, with protein sequence MVQALTELLRRAQEPPAPRSRACEPSTPRRSRGRPPGRPAGPCRKKPPTVVVAEAAVTIPKPEPLPPVVPIKHRTGSWKCKEGPGPGPGTPKRGGQSGRGGRGGRGRGRGGLPFVIKFVSKAKKVKMGQLSLGPESIQGQGHHGESWQDAPQGRIGSGQGGGPCWKKQEQKLEEEEGEKEKEEKNKESGEEKEKVVGVEETVLVKEKEEAKLPSPPPTPPAPLASPPSPPSPPPSASPFPLPCPPPPPVSPPPLPPPPPPPAPDEQEESSPSVVPATCSRKRGRPPLTPSQRAEREAARAGPEGTSPPTPTPSTTMGGPSEDSPTVTPKSTTFLKNIRQFIMPVVSARSSRVIKTPRRFMDEDPPKPPKVEVSPSLRPPVAISPLAPQEPAPAPSPPRAPTPPSTPVPLPEKRRSILREPTFRWTSLTRELPPPPPAPPPAPPPPPSPAPATPSRRPLLLRAPQFTPSEAHLKIYESVLTTPLGAPEASEPESPPADDSPAEPEPRAVGRTNHLSLPRFAPAIATPVKAEGPPHGAPALSNGQQPQTQLQQPLQALQPPLLPQAPPPSQQPQPQLQPQLEPQPPLPPPPQQLSLEKAQTVDLASLPLSGVEEKMFSLLKRAKVQLFKIDQQQQQQKVASSIPLSPGGQMEEIMGTVKQIPDRGSVRSEDESVEAKRERPSGPESPVQGPRIKHVCRHAAVALGQARAMVPEDVPRLSALPLRDRQDLATEDTSSASETESVPSRSRRGKVESAGPGGDSEPAGSGGALAHTPRRSLPSHHGKKMRMARCGHCRGCLRVQDCGSCVNCLDKPKFGGPNTKKQCCVYRKCDKIEARKMERLAKKGRTIAKTLLPWDSDESPEASPGPPGPRRGAGAGGPREEVVAPPGSEEQDSLLLQRKSARRCVKQRPSYDIFEDSDDSEPGGPPAPRRRTPRENELPVPEPEEQSRPRKPTLQPVVQLKARRRLDKDALAPGPFASFPNGWTGKQKSPDGVHRVRVDFKEDCDLENVWLMGGLSVLTSVPGGPPMVCLLCASKGLHELVFCQVCCDPFHPFCLEEAERPLPQHHDTWCCRRCKFCHVCGRKGRGAKHLLECERCRHAYHPACLGPSYPTRATRKRRHWICSACVRCKSCGATPGKNWDVEWSGDYSLCPRCTQLFEKGNYCPICTRCYEDNDYESKMMQCAQCDHWVHAKCEGLSDEDYEILSGLPDSVLYTCGPCAGATHPRWREALSGALRGGLRQVLQGLLNSKVAGPLLLCTQCVQDGKQLHPGPCDLQAISQRFEEGHYKSVHSFMEDMVVILTRHLEEGETLERRAGGQMKGLLLKLLESAFGWFDAHDPKYWRRSTRLPNGVLPNAVLPPSLDHVYAQWRQQELETPESGQPPGDPSAASQGKDPAAFSHVEDPRQCALCLKYGDADSKEAGRLLYIGQNEWTHVNCAIWSAEVFEENDGSLKNVHAAVARGRQMRCELCLKPGATVGCCLSSCLSNFHFMCARASYCIFQDDKKVFCQKHTDLLDGKEIVTPDGFDVLRRVYVDFEGINFKRKFLTGLEPDAINVLIGSIRIDSLGTLSDLSDCEGRLFPIGYQCSRLYWSTVDARRRCWYRCRILEYRPWGPREEPVHLEAAEENQTIVHSPTPSSEPPDHEDPLPDMDALIPGAPEHHLPIQNLDPPLRPDSSSVPPPAPRSFSGARIKVPNYSPSRRPLGGVSFGPLPSPGCPSSLTHHIPTVGDPDFPAPPRRSRRPSPLAPRPPPSRRTSPPLRTSPQLRVPPPTSVVTALTPTSGELAPPGPAPSPPPPEDLGPDFEDMEVVSGLSAADLDFAASLLGTEPFQEEIVAAGAVGSSHGAPGDSSEEEASPTTRYIHFPVTVVSGSALPPGALPGAPRIEQLDGVDDGTDSEAEAVQQPGGQGAPSSGPGVGRAGVIGTSGDRNRPPEDLPSEIVDFVLKNLGGPGEGAAGPREEPLPPPPPLANGSQPPQGLSPSPADPTRTFAWLPGAPGVRVLSLGPAPEPPKPATSKIILVNKLGQVFVKMAGEGEPVPPPVKQPPLPSPIPPTTPASWTLPPGPLLGVLPVVGVVRPAPPPPPPPLTLVLSSGPPSPPRQAIRVKRVSTFSGRSPPAPPPSKNPRMDEDGESLEGIPQVPGLSSSGYSRVRMKTPTVRGVLDLDDPGEESPGLLQERSPLLPLLDSGPPRAPDGPPDLLLESQWHHYSGEASSSEEEPPSPEDKENQAPKRAGPHLRFEISSEDGFSVEAESLEGAWRTLIEKVQEARGHARLRHLSFSGMSGARLLGIHHDAVIFLAEQLPGAQRCQHYKFRYHQQGEGQEEPPLNPHGAARAEVYLRKCTFDMFNFLASQHRVLPEGATCDEEEDEVQLRSTRRATSLELPMAMRFRHLKKTSKEAVGVYRSAIHGRGLFCKRNIDAGEMVIEYSGIVIRSVLTDKREKFYDGKGIGCYMFRMDDFDVVDATMHGNAARFINHSCEPNCFSRVIHVEGQKHIVIFALRRILRGEELTYDYKFPIEDASNKLPCNCGAKRCRRFLN